From a region of the Streptacidiphilus albus JL83 genome:
- a CDS encoding response regulator gives MDPATAPRTHRPAPRIEVFLLDDHEVVRRGVRDLLESEDDITVVGEAATCARALVRIPALRPRVAVLDMRLPDGDGVGVCRELRSRMPDLACLMLTSFDDDDALLDSIMAGAAGYVLKQIKGSDLVAAVRTVAAGGSTLDPETTAHLLDRLRRPQDPPPSGDPALSGLTERESGILELIGEGMTNRQIGATLFLSEKTVKNHISRILSKLGVERRIQAAVLVGRGAPAGLSPAAAAPATPAGSHPGVPRSRR, from the coding sequence ATGGACCCGGCCACTGCCCCGCGGACGCACCGACCGGCCCCGAGGATCGAGGTGTTCCTGCTGGACGACCACGAGGTGGTCCGGCGCGGGGTGCGCGACCTGCTGGAGTCCGAGGACGACATCACGGTCGTCGGCGAGGCCGCGACCTGTGCCCGGGCCCTGGTCCGGATACCCGCGCTGCGCCCCCGGGTCGCGGTGCTGGACATGCGGCTCCCGGACGGCGACGGCGTCGGCGTCTGCCGCGAACTGCGCTCCCGGATGCCGGACCTGGCCTGCCTGATGCTGACCTCCTTCGACGACGACGACGCCCTGCTGGACTCGATCATGGCCGGGGCGGCCGGCTACGTGCTGAAGCAGATCAAGGGCTCGGACCTGGTCGCCGCCGTCCGGACGGTCGCCGCGGGCGGCTCCACCCTGGACCCGGAGACCACCGCGCACCTGCTCGACCGGCTCCGCCGGCCGCAGGACCCGCCGCCCAGCGGCGACCCCGCCCTGTCCGGGCTCACCGAACGGGAGTCCGGCATCCTGGAGCTGATCGGCGAGGGGATGACCAACCGGCAGATCGGGGCGACGCTCTTCCTGTCGGAGAAGACCGTCAAGAACCACATCTCCCGGATCCTGTCCAAGCTCGGGGTCGAGCGGCGGATCCAGGCCGCGGTGCTGGTCGGCCGGGGCGCACCGGCGGGGCTCAGCCCCGCCGCAGCGGCACCCGCCACACCAGCCGGGTCCCACCCCGGGGTCCCGCGCTCCCGACGCTGA